The following proteins are co-located in the Polymorphospora rubra genome:
- a CDS encoding SIS domain-containing protein, translating into MSNPPVLERLNNSLPSLRRSERKVADVVLADPHAVVPMTLAELAEAAGVSQPTIVRFANAIGCDGFHDFRIQLAQSVALGIPATQSVIEAQDGTATTVSKIFDFSITSLDHVRRHLDLGALDSAVAALAASTHIVFIGLGASGIVAMDAEQKFPLFGVPCSAPVDTHQQFLAASTSTPSTAFVAISNTGRTVSILDTVRVARERGATVIGITGGKTPLGELSNIPLVVESLDNTDIYTPTISRLAQLVVVDILATMVLLRRDGTALEDIRTMKSRLSHMRSGLQHEAVLDTDRRT; encoded by the coding sequence ATGAGCAACCCGCCGGTGCTGGAGCGCCTCAACAACAGTCTTCCGTCGCTGCGCCGCTCCGAGCGCAAGGTCGCCGACGTGGTGCTCGCCGACCCGCACGCGGTCGTACCGATGACCCTCGCCGAACTCGCCGAGGCCGCCGGGGTCAGCCAGCCGACCATCGTCCGGTTCGCCAACGCGATCGGCTGCGACGGTTTCCACGACTTCCGGATCCAGCTCGCGCAGAGCGTCGCGCTCGGCATCCCGGCCACCCAGTCGGTGATCGAGGCGCAGGACGGCACCGCCACCACGGTCAGCAAGATCTTCGACTTCTCGATCACCTCGCTGGACCACGTACGGCGGCACCTCGACCTCGGCGCCCTCGACAGCGCGGTCGCGGCGCTGGCCGCCTCGACCCACATCGTCTTCATCGGGCTGGGCGCCTCCGGCATCGTGGCGATGGACGCCGAGCAGAAGTTCCCGCTCTTCGGCGTGCCGTGCTCGGCGCCGGTCGACACCCACCAGCAGTTCCTGGCGGCGTCGACGAGTACGCCGTCGACCGCGTTCGTGGCCATCTCGAACACCGGCCGGACAGTGTCCATCCTGGACACCGTACGGGTGGCCCGGGAGCGGGGCGCGACCGTCATCGGGATCACCGGCGGGAAGACCCCGCTGGGCGAGCTGAGCAACATCCCGCTCGTCGTCGAGTCGCTGGACAACACCGACATCTACACGCCCACCATCTCGCGGCTGGCCCAGCTCGTCGTCGTCGACATCCTCGCCACGATGGTCCTGCTGCGCCGCGACGGCACGGCGCTGGAGGACATCCGCACGATGAAGTCCCGGCTGTCGCACATGCGCTCCGGCCTGCAGCACGAGGCCGTCCTCGACACGGACCGGCGGACATGA
- a CDS encoding xylulokinase codes for MTEAVLSFDLGTGGCKAALVDGAARVVGTAFVAYDTDYPAPGRHEQRPADWWDAVVRSARELLATDAGRHDVVAVGLSGHSLAMVPVDADANPLLPVVPIWSDTRGEAAAAGYFAAAGSGSPSGAENAWYGRTGNGFPRGMYTVFKAAWLRAEHPEVAARTVRILGSKDWINARLAGVQRTDQSYASGSGAYDLATRRMLPDVLAALDLPADWWPEIVPSTAVIGHVTADAAAATGLPAGTPVVAGGVDNSCMALGAGLDRAGEAYVSLGSSNWVTVAATDPVLDPVGRPFVFDHVLPGLYISALSTFGGGSSLNWLAGVLGRDGDLDALFDEAAAAPVGADGLTCVPTLAGGTVAEGGPAVRGAFLGLDLGHTHGHLARALIEGIGFSLADAARAMLVDVPAEITATGGGARGRLMLQVLADLIGRPVSRPDAAQHGAALGAATLALLGTGAWTGTGPLRAAQHAALRVDPRPELAEEYALPRARFDAARAATRAHATATVSK; via the coding sequence ATGACCGAGGCTGTTCTTTCCTTCGACCTCGGGACCGGCGGCTGCAAGGCGGCGCTGGTCGACGGGGCCGCCCGGGTGGTCGGCACCGCCTTCGTCGCGTACGACACCGACTATCCGGCGCCGGGCCGGCACGAGCAGCGGCCGGCGGACTGGTGGGACGCGGTCGTCCGGTCGGCGCGCGAACTGCTGGCCACCGACGCCGGACGGCACGACGTCGTCGCGGTCGGGCTGTCCGGGCACAGCCTGGCGATGGTGCCGGTCGACGCGGATGCGAACCCGCTGCTGCCCGTCGTACCGATCTGGTCCGACACCCGGGGCGAGGCCGCCGCCGCCGGCTACTTCGCCGCCGCCGGCTCCGGGTCGCCGTCCGGAGCCGAGAACGCCTGGTACGGCCGCACCGGGAACGGATTCCCGCGCGGCATGTACACCGTGTTCAAGGCGGCCTGGCTGCGCGCCGAACACCCGGAGGTCGCCGCCCGTACGGTCCGGATCCTCGGCAGCAAGGACTGGATCAACGCGCGGCTGGCCGGCGTCCAGCGCACCGACCAGAGCTACGCCTCCGGCAGCGGCGCCTACGACCTCGCGACCCGCCGGATGCTGCCGGACGTACTGGCCGCCCTCGACCTGCCCGCCGACTGGTGGCCGGAGATCGTGCCGTCGACCGCTGTCATCGGCCACGTCACCGCCGACGCGGCGGCCGCGACCGGGCTGCCGGCCGGGACACCGGTCGTCGCCGGCGGCGTCGACAACTCGTGCATGGCGCTCGGCGCCGGGCTCGACCGGGCCGGCGAGGCGTACGTCTCCCTCGGCTCCTCGAACTGGGTGACGGTCGCCGCCACCGACCCCGTACTCGACCCGGTCGGCCGGCCGTTCGTGTTCGACCATGTCCTGCCCGGCCTGTACATCTCGGCCCTGTCGACGTTCGGCGGCGGCAGCAGCCTGAACTGGCTGGCCGGGGTGCTCGGCCGCGACGGCGACCTCGACGCCCTGTTCGACGAGGCGGCCGCCGCACCGGTCGGCGCCGACGGACTGACCTGTGTGCCGACGCTCGCCGGCGGCACCGTCGCCGAGGGCGGCCCGGCCGTCCGCGGCGCCTTCCTCGGCCTCGATCTCGGGCACACCCACGGTCATCTGGCCCGGGCCCTGATCGAGGGGATCGGCTTCAGCCTCGCCGACGCCGCGCGGGCGATGCTCGTCGACGTACCGGCGGAGATCACCGCGACCGGCGGCGGTGCCCGCGGCCGGCTGATGCTCCAGGTGCTCGCCGACCTCATCGGCCGGCCGGTCAGTCGGCCGGATGCCGCCCAGCACGGCGCCGCGCTCGGCGCCGCGACCCTCGCGCTGCTCGGCACCGGTGCCTGGACCGGCACCGGGCCACTGCGGGCCGCGCAGCACGCCGCGCTGCGCGTCGACCCGCGCCCGGAACTCGCCGAGGAGTACGCGCTCCCGCGCGCCCGCTTCGACGCCGCCCGGGCCGCCACCCGGGCCCACGCAACAGCAACCGTCAGCAAATAG
- a CDS encoding class II fructose-bisphosphate aldolase — protein sequence MPLADPRPILAAARSAGYGVGAFNTTLLEHGEALVAGAEAAGAPLIMQISENAVRYHGGLRPIALATLALAEAATVPVVVHLDHAEDVDLVYQAVDLGFTSVMFDGSKLPDDENRATTRRVVEHCHAHGVAVEAELGEVGGKDGVHAPGVRTDPQDARRFCADTGVDSLAVAVGTSHAMASRDAVVDLDLVAAIAEAVPVPLVLHGSSGVDDAMLSTVVIRGMTKVNIATHLNKVFTRAVRERLDADPKVMDARKYVAPARDAMAAEVERLLGVLGARGTAVRQ from the coding sequence ATGCCCCTCGCCGATCCACGACCGATCCTCGCCGCCGCCCGCAGCGCGGGGTACGGCGTCGGGGCGTTCAACACCACCCTGCTCGAACACGGCGAGGCGCTGGTCGCCGGCGCCGAAGCCGCCGGCGCGCCACTGATCATGCAGATCAGCGAGAACGCGGTCCGCTACCACGGCGGGCTGCGCCCGATCGCGCTGGCCACGCTCGCCCTCGCCGAGGCCGCGACGGTCCCGGTCGTCGTACACCTCGACCACGCCGAGGACGTCGACCTGGTGTACCAGGCGGTCGACCTCGGTTTCACCTCGGTGATGTTCGACGGCTCCAAGCTCCCCGACGACGAGAACCGGGCCACCACCCGCCGGGTCGTCGAGCACTGCCACGCGCACGGGGTCGCCGTCGAGGCGGAACTCGGCGAGGTCGGTGGCAAGGACGGGGTGCACGCTCCCGGCGTACGCACCGATCCGCAGGACGCCCGCCGGTTCTGCGCGGACACCGGCGTCGACTCGCTCGCCGTGGCGGTCGGCACCTCGCACGCGATGGCGTCCCGGGACGCGGTCGTCGACCTGGACCTGGTCGCCGCGATCGCCGAGGCGGTGCCGGTCCCGCTGGTGCTGCACGGCTCCTCCGGCGTCGACGACGCGATGCTGTCCACAGTGGTCATCCGCGGTATGACGAAGGTCAACATCGCGACCCACCTGAACAAGGTCTTCACCCGCGCCGTACGGGAGAGGCTGGACGCCGACCCGAAGGTGATGGACGCCCGCAAGTACGTCGCCCCGGCCCGCGACGCGATGGCGGCGGAGGTCGAGCGGCTGCTCGGCGTACTCGGCGCCCGCGGAACGGCGGTGCGGCAGTGA
- a CDS encoding NAD(P)-dependent oxidoreductase codes for MSEARILVTPRSMSVAGSPAVDRLRAAGYEVVTPTPGRQPTTDDLVAAVPGVVGWIAGVEPVPARVLAHADALRVISRNGAGSDAIDGAAAAAAGIQVLTARGANAQGVAELALALALTGLRGLPEAAAALKAGEWRRSPGREAGGRTLGVVGFGAIGRRLADLARGLGMRVVAHDPYVTDAGDVPLLPLPELLRTSEVVSLHVPPSPDGPLLGVAELALLRDDVVLLNTARSTLVDEATLLAELESGRIALYSVDAFDREPPEPSALLAHPRVVPTPHLGAATTESVRRASDAAVDNLLAALGPATA; via the coding sequence GTGAGCGAAGCGAGGATCCTGGTGACGCCCCGGTCGATGTCGGTCGCGGGATCGCCGGCGGTCGACCGGCTGCGGGCGGCCGGCTACGAGGTCGTCACCCCGACCCCGGGGCGGCAGCCGACCACGGACGACCTCGTCGCCGCCGTACCGGGGGTCGTCGGCTGGATCGCCGGTGTCGAGCCCGTCCCCGCGCGGGTGCTGGCGCACGCCGACGCGCTGCGCGTGATCAGCCGCAACGGTGCCGGCAGCGACGCCATCGACGGGGCGGCCGCCGCCGCGGCCGGCATCCAGGTGCTGACCGCCCGGGGCGCCAACGCGCAGGGGGTTGCCGAACTCGCCCTCGCCCTGGCGCTCACGGGCCTGCGCGGGCTGCCCGAGGCGGCCGCCGCGCTGAAGGCCGGCGAGTGGCGGCGCAGCCCGGGGCGGGAGGCGGGCGGACGTACCCTCGGCGTCGTCGGGTTCGGCGCCATCGGCCGCCGCCTCGCCGACCTCGCCCGCGGACTCGGAATGCGGGTGGTGGCACACGACCCGTACGTCACCGACGCCGGCGACGTGCCGCTGCTGCCGCTGCCCGAGTTGCTGCGTACGAGTGAGGTGGTGTCGTTGCACGTACCGCCGTCACCGGACGGGCCGCTGCTCGGGGTCGCCGAACTGGCGCTGCTGCGCGACGACGTCGTACTGCTGAACACCGCGCGCTCGACGCTCGTTGACGAGGCGACGCTGCTGGCCGAACTGGAGTCGGGCCGGATCGCGCTCTATTCGGTCGACGCGTTCGACCGCGAGCCGCCGGAGCCGTCGGCGCTGCTCGCCCATCCCCGGGTGGTGCCGACCCCGCACCTGGGGGCGGCAACGACCGAGAGCGTACGGCGGGCGTCCGACGCGGCCGTCGACAACCTCCTCGCCGCCCTGGGTCCGGCCACCGCCTGA
- a CDS encoding Appr-1-p processing protein, producing the protein MIPLRFVKGDATSPQAKGPKVIAHVCNDLGGWGRGFVLAVSRRWRQPERDFRDWHRERAHNDFGLGATRLVQVTPDTWVANMVGQRGIRTGSKGPPIRYEAVERCLTALADEALTLTASVHMPRIGCGLSGGTWSRIEPIVTRTLCERDVPVTVYDFD; encoded by the coding sequence ATGATCCCGCTGAGGTTCGTCAAAGGGGACGCGACCAGCCCGCAGGCCAAGGGGCCGAAGGTGATCGCCCACGTCTGCAACGACCTCGGCGGCTGGGGCAGGGGATTCGTGCTCGCCGTCTCCCGCCGGTGGCGGCAGCCCGAACGCGACTTCCGCGACTGGCACCGCGAGCGGGCCCACAACGACTTCGGGCTCGGCGCGACCAGGCTGGTCCAGGTCACACCGGACACCTGGGTCGCCAACATGGTCGGCCAGCGTGGCATCAGGACCGGCAGCAAGGGCCCGCCGATCCGCTACGAGGCGGTCGAACGCTGCCTGACCGCACTCGCCGACGAGGCGCTCACGTTGACCGCGTCGGTGCACATGCCCCGGATCGGCTGCGGCCTGTCCGGTGGCACCTGGTCGCGGATCGAGCCGATCGTCACCCGTACCCTCTGCGAACGCGACGTCCCGGTCACCGTCTACGACTTCGACTGA
- a CDS encoding NADAR family protein, whose protein sequence is MPTRTVDELVAARASGAKVKYLFFWGHQPQRDGSVGAGCLSQWWPAAFTVDGTRYATAEHYMMWSKAMLFGDADAAGRILAAGHPQRAKALGRQVRGFDEAGWAEHRYQIVVAGSVAKFGQHPDLRAYLLGTGDRVLVEASPLDRVWGIGLAADDPRAADPARWRGPNLLGFALMDARDRLWQE, encoded by the coding sequence ATGCCGACCCGTACCGTGGACGAACTCGTCGCCGCCCGAGCCTCCGGGGCGAAGGTCAAGTACCTGTTCTTCTGGGGACACCAGCCGCAGCGGGACGGCAGCGTCGGGGCGGGCTGCCTGAGCCAGTGGTGGCCGGCGGCGTTCACCGTCGACGGCACCCGGTACGCGACCGCCGAGCACTACATGATGTGGTCGAAGGCGATGCTGTTCGGCGACGCGGACGCCGCCGGACGGATCCTCGCGGCGGGACATCCGCAGCGGGCGAAGGCGCTGGGCCGGCAGGTCCGCGGGTTCGACGAGGCCGGCTGGGCGGAGCACCGCTACCAGATCGTGGTGGCCGGCAGTGTCGCCAAGTTCGGCCAGCATCCCGACCTGCGGGCCTACCTGCTCGGCACCGGTGATCGGGTGCTGGTGGAGGCGAGCCCGCTGGACCGGGTCTGGGGCATCGGCCTGGCCGCCGACGACCCGCGCGCCGCCGACCCGGCGAGGTGGCGGGGGCCGAACCTGCTCGGCTTCGCCCTCATGGACGCCCGCGACCGGCTATGGCAGGAGTGA
- a CDS encoding RICIN domain-containing protein — translation MPAATHTRGRPRRGLAVGLATVMVATGALVAGQAVEAPPASAATVDTGAWYVITSRHSGKAIDVYNFATTDGAPIVQWSRNDGNQQQWQFVDAGNGYYKIRSRHSGKFLELPNANDGTQLVQNADNGTTRQHFGLADSDGGHVRLVNRHTSKALDVWEWSTADGGIISQYQDLGGWNQQWQLIRVGSGSGGGCGDGAFNAEATLSGSTWTARNGGSTVYTGSDMLAAMQAAVNSLTPGRTGKQRVVVRGSGSISANSRLSLPSYTVLAVCGTVNVTGSGTGDQAPVYSRGTTDVEVQNLTVTGVPRYGIFARNVNNLTLGQIDLRVSSGLGVRIDNHGGDRAVKVRNIRIDNVYAQGTGSHAVETYGVDGLTVGTVTARNTGESGLLLNDTVNATIGTVDADGAGAGTGYAAFRMANRNGRIGSSYPTNIRVGNVIARGGGRGIFCVSESGGAVIDRVTISNTGNNSILLENCYNVNIAAQSGTVTGGGEIRVAARSEFPPSSNITIQNLTVTNTNITQNPCTGSNNVVRNVTRVNSSLSWC, via the coding sequence ATGCCAGCAGCAACCCACACCCGCGGAAGACCCCGCCGCGGCCTCGCCGTCGGCCTGGCCACCGTCATGGTGGCGACCGGTGCGTTGGTCGCCGGGCAGGCCGTCGAGGCACCCCCGGCCTCGGCCGCCACCGTCGACACCGGCGCCTGGTACGTCATCACGTCCCGACACAGCGGCAAGGCGATCGACGTCTACAACTTCGCCACCACCGACGGCGCGCCGATCGTGCAGTGGAGCCGCAACGACGGCAACCAGCAGCAGTGGCAGTTCGTCGACGCCGGGAACGGCTACTACAAGATCCGGTCACGGCACAGCGGGAAGTTCCTCGAACTGCCGAACGCCAACGACGGCACCCAACTGGTCCAGAACGCCGACAACGGCACCACCCGGCAGCACTTCGGGCTCGCCGACTCCGACGGCGGGCACGTCCGCCTCGTCAACCGGCACACCAGCAAGGCGCTCGACGTCTGGGAGTGGTCCACCGCCGACGGCGGCATCATCTCGCAGTACCAGGACCTCGGCGGCTGGAACCAGCAGTGGCAGCTGATCCGGGTCGGCTCCGGCAGCGGCGGCGGCTGCGGCGACGGGGCCTTCAACGCCGAGGCGACCCTGAGCGGCAGCACCTGGACCGCCCGTAACGGCGGCTCGACCGTCTACACCGGATCCGACATGCTCGCCGCGATGCAGGCGGCGGTGAACAGCCTGACCCCGGGGCGTACGGGCAAGCAGCGGGTCGTGGTGCGCGGCTCCGGCTCGATCAGCGCCAACTCCCGGCTGTCGCTGCCGAGCTACACCGTGCTGGCCGTCTGCGGCACCGTCAACGTCACCGGGTCCGGCACCGGCGACCAGGCCCCGGTCTACTCCCGCGGCACCACCGACGTCGAGGTGCAGAACCTGACCGTGACCGGTGTCCCCCGGTACGGAATCTTCGCCCGCAACGTCAACAACCTGACCCTCGGTCAGATCGACCTACGCGTCTCCAGCGGGCTCGGCGTACGGATCGACAACCACGGCGGCGACCGGGCGGTCAAGGTCCGCAACATCCGGATCGACAACGTCTACGCGCAGGGCACCGGTTCGCACGCGGTGGAGACGTACGGCGTCGACGGTCTCACCGTCGGCACGGTGACCGCCCGCAACACGGGTGAGTCGGGCCTGCTCCTCAACGACACCGTCAACGCGACCATCGGCACGGTCGACGCCGACGGGGCCGGTGCCGGCACCGGATACGCGGCGTTCCGGATGGCGAACCGCAACGGCCGGATCGGCAGCAGCTACCCGACCAACATCCGGGTCGGCAACGTGATCGCCCGCGGTGGCGGACGCGGCATCTTCTGCGTCTCGGAAAGCGGCGGGGCCGTGATCGACCGGGTCACCATCTCGAACACCGGCAACAACTCGATCCTGCTGGAGAACTGCTACAACGTGAACATCGCCGCGCAGTCCGGCACCGTCACCGGCGGTGGTGAGATCCGCGTCGCCGCCCGGTCGGAGTTCCCGCCGTCCTCGAACATCACGATCCAGAACCTGACGGTCACCAACACCAACATCACCCAGAATCCCTGCACCGGAAGCAACAACGTCGTCCGCAACGTCACCCGGGTCAACTCGTCCCTGAGCTGGTGCTGA
- a CDS encoding exonuclease domain-containing protein, with the protein MINRYPGDCGTCHQRVEAGAGQAVNTAGRWLVYHQDCIPVRTAPKPGTHPGWHDLPIVGFDIEGTSAQPMESRILTAALIPGEGPPMRWTINPGVPIPPDATERHGIDDDMVRREGEAPAVALAQIGTAIAKLIADSTPLVAFFASYDVTVLHNELARHGLPPIEWERAIVIDPHILHREVEPRWYGKRTLGDLCDYYQVRLAVAHESVSDARAAADLARGIAARHERIARMSPDALHQAQIGWHREQGLDLQGYFDRVGKQETVNLEWPLETAVRG; encoded by the coding sequence TTGATCAACAGGTATCCCGGCGACTGTGGCACGTGCCACCAACGGGTTGAGGCCGGTGCGGGACAGGCGGTCAACACGGCAGGCCGCTGGCTCGTCTATCACCAGGACTGCATTCCGGTCCGGACCGCGCCGAAGCCCGGCACCCACCCCGGATGGCACGACCTGCCGATCGTCGGGTTCGACATCGAGGGCACCTCGGCACAGCCGATGGAGAGCCGCATTCTCACGGCGGCACTTATCCCCGGCGAAGGGCCGCCGATGCGTTGGACGATCAACCCCGGTGTCCCGATCCCGCCGGACGCGACCGAGCGGCACGGCATCGACGACGACATGGTACGGCGGGAGGGTGAGGCGCCCGCCGTGGCGTTGGCGCAGATCGGTACCGCCATTGCCAAGTTGATCGCCGACTCGACGCCGCTGGTCGCGTTCTTCGCGTCGTACGACGTGACGGTCCTGCACAACGAACTCGCCAGGCATGGCCTGCCGCCCATCGAGTGGGAGCGTGCGATCGTCATCGACCCGCACATCCTGCATCGTGAGGTCGAGCCCCGGTGGTACGGGAAGCGGACGCTCGGCGACCTCTGCGACTACTACCAGGTGCGGTTGGCCGTTGCTCACGAGTCTGTCAGTGACGCCCGGGCGGCTGCCGACCTGGCACGGGGCATCGCGGCCCGGCACGAACGCATCGCCCGAATGTCTCCGGACGCCCTGCACCAGGCTCAGATCGGCTGGCACCGGGAGCAAGGGCTCGACCTGCAGGGCTACTTCGACCGGGTTGGCAAGCAGGAGACGGTGAACCTGGAGTGGCCACTGGAAACCGCCGTACGCGGGTGA
- a CDS encoding damage-control phosphatase ARMT1 family protein has translation MSAADVAPVLSNSPGSLAWHVWHERHPALIDQVAAAHPYPPGHLAALRALLAETLTGPVRPLPPDAADRATWDGWGADHFGRSWLDVPFLWAESYFYRRFLDAVGYFTPGPWSGLDPFAFLKAAELDSADLGQDLDALDGTAGLTVEGKTRVLLHGALWGNQADLGFRIGVAATSGTVGPSAHLVADDTTAAVSALTTGTGTVCLVADNAGRELLADLVLVDHLLAAGLAERVTLHLKPHPYYVSDATTTDLVACLRRLAAGPPAAAGIAARLRTAAADGRLDVATHWFYCAPYPYHRMPDDLADTYAAASVVVLKGDLNYRRLVGDCRWPESTPFADTVDYFPAPVVALRTLKSDVVVGLDPADVAALDGDPDAARWRVDGRYALIQVRP, from the coding sequence GTGAGCGCCGCGGATGTCGCGCCGGTCCTCAGCAACTCGCCCGGCTCCCTGGCCTGGCACGTGTGGCACGAACGGCATCCGGCGCTGATCGACCAGGTCGCCGCCGCGCATCCGTACCCGCCGGGGCATCTCGCCGCGCTGCGGGCCCTGCTGGCCGAGACGCTCACCGGCCCGGTCCGGCCGCTGCCACCGGACGCCGCCGACCGGGCCACCTGGGACGGCTGGGGTGCCGACCACTTCGGACGGTCGTGGCTCGACGTCCCGTTCCTGTGGGCGGAAAGCTATTTCTACCGCCGGTTCCTGGACGCGGTGGGCTACTTCACCCCCGGACCGTGGTCGGGGCTGGACCCGTTCGCGTTCCTGAAGGCGGCCGAACTCGACAGCGCCGACCTCGGCCAGGATCTCGACGCCCTGGACGGGACGGCCGGGCTGACCGTCGAGGGGAAGACCCGGGTCCTGCTGCACGGCGCCCTGTGGGGAAACCAGGCCGACCTGGGGTTCCGGATCGGGGTCGCGGCCACCTCCGGCACGGTCGGGCCGTCGGCCCACCTGGTCGCCGACGACACCACCGCCGCGGTGTCCGCGCTGACCACGGGTACGGGCACGGTGTGCCTGGTCGCCGACAACGCCGGCCGGGAACTGCTGGCCGACCTGGTCCTGGTCGACCACCTGCTCGCCGCCGGCCTGGCGGAACGGGTCACGCTGCACCTCAAACCGCACCCGTACTACGTCTCCGACGCGACGACCACCGACCTGGTCGCCTGCCTGCGCCGGCTGGCCGCCGGACCGCCCGCCGCGGCGGGGATCGCGGCCCGGCTGCGCACGGCCGCCGCCGACGGCCGGCTCGACGTCGCCACCCACTGGTTCTACTGCGCGCCGTACCCGTACCACCGGATGCCGGACGACCTCGCCGACACGTACGCCGCCGCGTCCGTCGTCGTCCTCAAGGGCGACCTGAACTACCGGCGGCTGGTCGGCGACTGCCGCTGGCCGGAGTCGACGCCGTTCGCCGACACCGTCGACTACTTCCCGGCCCCGGTCGTGGCGCTGCGGACGCTGAAGTCGGACGTCGTCGTCGGGCTCGATCCGGCGGACGTGGCCGCGCTCGACGGCGACCCGGACGCCGCCCGGTGGCGCGTCGACGGCCGCTACGCCCTGATCCAGGTCCGACCGTAG
- a CDS encoding TIGR03621 family F420-dependent LLM class oxidoreductase, whose amino-acid sequence MRPLRFGLVWNGTGSPVDVARRAEEAGYASLLFPDHTGMVAPIPAMAAAAAATHRIRLGTQVVNIAFRPLGALAQELAAVDIVSGGRLDIGLGAGYAESEVRSLGLPFPSAGARIREVARALDLLPRLFAGETVTEGGSAYGRLDGFRLEPAPPQGAAVPLMVGGNGDRLLAVGAERADIVQFSGFSPTPDGPDFGNFSDDGVAERIAYLRETAGDRFDDIELSVLVQWAGVVPDPRARVAAMELPGIGVDQVLTSPFALLGTSVDEICARLVDLRDRHGVSYVTVFDRQSYGFDEVVARLAGDAAARR is encoded by the coding sequence ATGCGCCCCCTTCGCTTCGGACTTGTCTGGAACGGCACCGGATCACCGGTCGACGTCGCCCGCCGGGCCGAGGAAGCCGGCTACGCCAGCCTGCTGTTCCCGGACCACACCGGCATGGTCGCCCCGATCCCGGCGATGGCCGCCGCGGCGGCCGCCACCCACCGGATCCGGCTGGGGACCCAGGTCGTCAACATCGCCTTCCGCCCGCTCGGCGCGCTCGCCCAGGAGTTGGCCGCCGTCGACATCGTCAGCGGCGGACGCCTCGACATCGGCCTCGGCGCGGGCTACGCGGAATCCGAGGTACGCAGCCTCGGCCTGCCGTTCCCGTCGGCCGGTGCACGGATCCGGGAGGTGGCCCGGGCGCTCGACCTGCTGCCCCGGTTGTTCGCCGGCGAGACGGTGACCGAGGGCGGGTCCGCGTACGGCCGGCTCGACGGCTTCCGGCTCGAACCGGCGCCGCCGCAGGGAGCGGCCGTACCGCTGATGGTCGGCGGCAACGGCGACCGGCTTCTCGCGGTCGGCGCCGAACGGGCCGACATCGTGCAGTTCAGCGGCTTCAGCCCGACGCCTGACGGCCCCGACTTCGGCAACTTCTCCGACGACGGGGTGGCCGAACGCATCGCCTACCTGCGGGAGACCGCCGGCGACCGGTTCGACGACATCGAGCTGAGCGTGCTGGTCCAGTGGGCCGGAGTCGTGCCCGATCCCCGGGCCCGGGTCGCGGCGATGGAGCTGCCCGGGATCGGCGTCGACCAGGTGCTCACGAGCCCGTTCGCGCTGCTGGGCACCTCGGTCGACGAGATCTGCGCCCGCCTGGTCGACCTGCGGGACCGGCACGGTGTGTCGTACGTGACCGTCTTCGACCGCCAGTCGTACGGCTTCGACGAGGTCGTCGCGCGACTGGCCGGCGACGCGGCGGCGCGGCGGTGA